The Cyclobacteriaceae bacterium genome includes a region encoding these proteins:
- a CDS encoding nucleotidyltransferase, which yields MNIIIPMAGLGKRLRPHTITTAKPLLPIAGKPIVHRLVEDIAKVCPEKIESIGFIIHPSFGKQVEEDLKAVAKAVGAEGKIFYQDKALGISHAVLFAKEILKGKIIVAFADTLFRADFKLDTGKDGIIWVQKVKDPSQFGVVKLDEGGTITELIEKPAVFVSDLAIIGIYFFRDGEKLKNEMQYLLDNDIKEKGEYQFTTALENMKRKGARFVPGEVTEWLDCGNKDNMVQTNQRYLGFLDKDALVSASAKIINSTILPPVFLGANVVVENSTVGPFVSISDDSVIKDSTIKNSIIQKNCTINKASLDNSMLGNFVNFESRSSDASLGDYSVIR from the coding sequence ATGAATATAATTATCCCAATGGCTGGACTCGGCAAGCGCCTTCGTCCTCACACAATTACCACTGCAAAACCATTATTGCCAATTGCTGGCAAGCCAATCGTTCACCGTTTGGTGGAAGATATCGCTAAGGTTTGCCCTGAAAAAATTGAAAGTATCGGGTTCATCATTCATCCCAGTTTTGGTAAGCAAGTAGAAGAGGATCTCAAAGCCGTTGCCAAAGCTGTCGGTGCAGAGGGGAAAATTTTCTACCAGGATAAAGCGCTTGGGATTTCTCATGCCGTACTTTTTGCCAAAGAAATTCTCAAAGGGAAAATAATTGTGGCATTCGCTGATACCTTATTCCGTGCCGACTTCAAACTTGATACCGGAAAGGATGGAATCATCTGGGTTCAGAAAGTTAAGGATCCTTCTCAGTTTGGTGTTGTAAAGCTTGATGAGGGTGGTACAATTACGGAGCTTATTGAAAAGCCAGCAGTCTTTGTCTCCGATCTTGCCATCATCGGTATTTATTTTTTCCGCGACGGAGAAAAATTGAAAAACGAAATGCAGTATTTATTGGATAACGACATTAAAGAAAAGGGCGAATACCAATTCACTACCGCACTTGAAAATATGAAACGCAAAGGTGCAAGGTTTGTACCTGGTGAAGTAACGGAATGGCTGGATTGCGGCAACAAGGATAATATGGTTCAAACCAATCAGAGATATCTTGGATTTCTGGATAAGGATGCCCTCGTCTCTGCCTCTGCAAAAATTATTAACTCAACTATCCTGCCACCAGTATTTCTTGGTGCCAACGTTGTCGTGGAAAATTCTACGGTTGGGCCTTTTGTGTCGATTAGTGATGATTCTGTAATCAAGGATTCCACGATTAAAAACTCTATTATTCAGAAAAATTGCACGATCAACAAGGCCAGTCTGGACAACTCTATGTTAGGGAATTTCGTTAATTTTGAATCCCGGTCTTCAGATGCAAGTCTTGGTGATTATAGTGTGATACGGTGA
- a CDS encoding oligosaccharide flippase family protein, with the protein MNKLKALAGQTLLYGLGSILPRTLNFFLIMLHTRIFLQKDYGIYINLYAWVGFLIVVYLFGMETTYFNYATKEGANEQKVFRITQTFVLAISFIISVTIALFAGPLAQYFNVPNHPEFIVWLAIILFIDASVSIPFARLRLQKKAALFATAKIINVALQIGLNIYFLLIIYNPEFGIGYMLLANLIANSFYLLFFLKTLVSWRPTFDKQVFSTMFSYAFPIMLTGLAGIANENFSRIMLISWLPENFYPGRDADYALGIFGAAYRFSVIMAVAVTAFRFAAEPFFFSHASNKNSPLLFAKVNHYFTLVCCFILLGVTINLDLLKYIIGSTFWEGLDVVPILMTGMIFFGVYYNISVWFKLNGKTYFGTIITVIGVVITVALNYFLIPLYGYMGSSWATLLCYFFMAMICYALGQKYFPVPYKLLSEFGYLILTWSLILISGYVTISNQVLATSFHALVILFFLAVVFMFEKNYWRSSVD; encoded by the coding sequence ATGAATAAATTAAAAGCTCTTGCTGGTCAAACGTTGCTGTATGGCTTAGGAAGCATTCTTCCCCGAACACTAAATTTTTTCCTCATCATGCTGCACACCCGGATCTTTCTCCAGAAGGATTATGGGATTTATATTAATCTATACGCCTGGGTTGGATTTCTGATCGTTGTCTATCTCTTTGGGATGGAGACAACGTATTTCAACTACGCAACTAAAGAGGGGGCCAATGAACAAAAAGTCTTCAGGATCACACAAACTTTTGTTCTCGCTATTAGTTTTATTATTTCCGTTACAATTGCTCTATTCGCCGGCCCGCTTGCGCAATACTTCAATGTGCCTAATCATCCGGAGTTTATAGTATGGCTGGCGATAATCCTGTTCATTGATGCGTCAGTATCCATTCCGTTTGCCCGACTAAGGCTGCAAAAGAAAGCAGCGCTGTTTGCAACAGCAAAAATTATAAATGTTGCTCTTCAGATCGGGTTAAACATTTACTTTCTACTCATCATTTATAATCCCGAGTTCGGCATTGGCTACATGCTGCTTGCCAATCTGATTGCCAACTCGTTCTATCTTTTGTTCTTTTTAAAAACTCTGGTTTCATGGCGGCCTACATTTGACAAACAGGTTTTCTCAACCATGTTCTCTTATGCATTTCCTATTATGCTTACGGGTTTAGCAGGCATTGCAAATGAGAATTTTTCAAGAATTATGCTCATCAGCTGGCTTCCGGAAAATTTCTATCCCGGAAGAGACGCAGATTACGCTTTAGGAATCTTTGGAGCAGCGTATCGATTTTCAGTGATCATGGCTGTGGCTGTAACAGCATTTCGTTTCGCTGCAGAGCCTTTTTTCTTCTCTCATGCATCGAATAAAAATTCTCCACTCCTCTTCGCCAAAGTGAATCATTACTTCACATTGGTCTGCTGCTTTATCTTGTTAGGTGTGACAATCAATCTGGATCTTTTAAAATATATCATTGGAAGTACATTCTGGGAAGGGTTGGATGTGGTGCCTATTCTGATGACAGGGATGATCTTTTTCGGAGTTTATTATAACATTTCAGTATGGTTCAAGCTGAATGGCAAGACCTACTTTGGCACAATTATTACAGTAATCGGTGTCGTGATAACTGTGGCATTGAATTATTTTCTGATTCCATTGTATGGATATATGGGCAGCAGCTGGGCTACATTACTGTGCTATTTTTTTATGGCGATGATCTGCTATGCATTGGGCCAGAAGTATTTCCCTGTTCCTTACAAATTATTAAGTGAGTTTGGATATTTGATACTGACATGGTCATTGATTCTCATTTCTGGTTATGTGACAATATCCAATCAGGTTCTGGCAACTTCTTTTCACGCACTGGTCATTCTGTTTTTCCTTGCCGTTGTTTTTATGTTCGAAAAGAACTACTGGCGCTCTTCTGTCGATTGA
- a CDS encoding NAD-dependent epimerase/dehydratase family protein — MKKTTILLIGAGGQLGSELTQGLWKIYGQDNVISSDIKDPVGILKEGRYEKFDVMQREKLFDILKKNEVTQVYHLAALLSATGEKDPRWAWKLNMESLLFVLEAALELKLHKVYWPSSIAAFGPTTPKQNTPQDTIMDPTTVYGITKLAGELWCEYYFRRYGVDVRSLRYPGLIGWKTPPGGGTTDYAVDIYFKALQEKKYECFLAADTYLPMMYMEDAVKATIDLMEAPAEKVKVRTSYNVSSMSFCPAQIASTIKKFIPDFSITYKPDFRQAIADSWPKSIDDAPARADWGWKHQFGLEEMTKDILTNLKQQLTTVQ; from the coding sequence ATGAAGAAAACGACAATTCTATTAATAGGAGCAGGTGGTCAGCTCGGTAGTGAACTTACGCAGGGGCTTTGGAAAATTTACGGCCAGGACAATGTTATCTCTTCTGATATAAAAGATCCAGTAGGAATTCTTAAAGAAGGTCGATACGAAAAATTTGATGTTATGCAGCGCGAAAAGCTGTTTGACATCCTGAAGAAAAACGAGGTAACTCAGGTTTATCATCTTGCTGCTCTTCTCTCTGCAACAGGCGAAAAAGATCCAAGATGGGCGTGGAAGCTCAATATGGAAAGCTTACTCTTTGTTCTGGAGGCTGCTTTGGAATTAAAACTTCATAAAGTTTACTGGCCCAGCTCCATTGCTGCATTTGGCCCAACGACTCCCAAGCAAAATACTCCTCAGGATACGATTATGGATCCGACAACTGTTTATGGAATCACCAAGCTGGCAGGAGAACTCTGGTGTGAATATTATTTCAGAAGATATGGTGTTGATGTAAGGAGCCTTCGTTACCCAGGACTTATTGGATGGAAAACTCCTCCCGGTGGAGGCACAACGGATTATGCTGTTGATATTTACTTCAAAGCTTTACAGGAAAAAAAATATGAATGCTTTCTCGCAGCAGACACATATCTACCCATGATGTACATGGAAGATGCGGTAAAAGCCACCATCGATCTTATGGAAGCACCGGCAGAAAAAGTAAAGGTGCGGACAAGCTATAATGTTTCATCCATGAGCTTCTGTCCGGCGCAAATTGCTTCTACAATTAAAAAATTCATTCCTGATTTTTCCATCACTTACAAACCTGATTTTCGCCAGGCAATTGCAGACTCCTGGCCTAAGAGTATTGATGATGCTCCTGCAAGGGCTGACTGGGGTTGGAAGCATCAATTCGGTTTGGAGGAAATGACAAAGGATATCCTTACGAACCTGAAACAACAATTAACAACGGTTCAGTAG
- the kbl gene encoding glycine C-acetyltransferase: MYKKLQPVLEKELASIREAGLYKRERIITTPQGADIKTSDGKEVINFCANNYLGLSSHPRVLAAAKHSIDTHGFGMSSVRFICGTQDIHKELEESISKFLGTEDTILYAAAFDANGGVFEPLLGAEDAIISDELNHASIIDGVRLCKAMRYRYKHNDMDDLKKQLDEIKAAGAKQIMIVTDGAFSMDGTIAQLDKICDLADQYEALVMTDECHSTGFIGKTGRGVPEYRSVTGRVDIITGTLGKALGGASGGFTSGRKEIIELLRQRSRPYLFSNTLAPSITGASIEVFKMLSETTELRDKLESNTKYFREQMTKAGFDIKPGEHPIVPIMLYEAPLAQKFADSLLEKGIYVIGFFFPVVAKGKARIRVQLSAGHERHHLDKAIKAFTEVGKELGVLK; this comes from the coding sequence ATGTATAAGAAACTCCAACCTGTATTAGAAAAAGAACTAGCATCCATTCGTGAAGCAGGACTTTATAAAAGAGAACGCATTATCACGACACCACAAGGTGCCGATATAAAAACTTCTGATGGAAAAGAGGTTATTAATTTTTGTGCAAACAATTATCTGGGATTGTCATCACACCCGCGCGTTCTTGCCGCTGCCAAACACTCTATTGATACACACGGCTTTGGAATGTCAAGTGTACGGTTTATCTGTGGAACACAGGATATTCATAAAGAACTGGAGGAGAGCATCTCAAAATTCCTGGGAACAGAAGATACAATATTATATGCCGCAGCCTTTGATGCAAATGGAGGAGTATTTGAACCGTTGCTTGGCGCAGAGGATGCTATCATTTCAGATGAATTAAATCATGCGTCTATTATTGATGGCGTGAGATTGTGCAAGGCGATGCGTTATCGTTACAAGCACAATGACATGGATGATTTAAAAAAACAACTTGATGAGATCAAAGCTGCAGGTGCAAAACAAATCATGATTGTAACGGATGGTGCATTCTCCATGGATGGTACGATTGCTCAATTGGATAAGATCTGTGATCTGGCAGATCAGTATGAAGCACTTGTAATGACGGATGAATGTCATTCAACAGGATTTATCGGTAAGACGGGTAGAGGTGTGCCGGAGTATCGAAGTGTTACCGGACGTGTTGACATCATTACTGGTACATTGGGAAAAGCTCTGGGGGGTGCATCCGGTGGCTTTACTTCCGGTAGAAAAGAAATCATTGAACTATTGCGTCAGCGATCAAGACCTTACTTGTTTTCAAACACACTTGCTCCCTCCATAACAGGCGCATCCATAGAAGTTTTTAAAATGCTTTCTGAAACAACCGAACTCCGGGACAAGCTTGAAAGTAATACAAAGTATTTCAGAGAGCAGATGACGAAGGCAGGATTTGATATTAAGCCAGGAGAGCATCCTATTGTACCGATCATGTTGTATGAAGCGCCACTCGCTCAGAAGTTTGCAGATAGCTTACTGGAAAAAGGAATTTATGTGATAGGATTCTTCTTCCCGGTGGTTGCAAAGGGAAAAGCACGTATCCGGGTACAGTTATCCGCTGGCCACGAACGCCACCATTTAGACAAAGCGATCAAGGCCTTTACCGAAGTCGGAAAGGAACTTGGTGTATTGAAGTAA